Proteins encoded together in one Nitrospiraceae bacterium window:
- a CDS encoding SDR family oxidoreductase gives MSEFTNQVILITGASSGIGKALACSLAPQAPQLVLVARDQSRLQEVALACERLGGSALIIPTDVTDPHACSMMIQQVVSVYSRIDVLVNNAGISMWSTVEDAQDLELYQRVMAVNFFGSVYCTKLALPFLKATQGRIVAISSVASLTGVPAHSAYCASKHAMNGFFESLRIELTGTGVTVTIVAPDFVQSEIHERSLGPHGRPFGRVLEGHARFLTARKCADMIIKGMTRRERLVFTSWRGQWGRWMKLLSPQMIDWMARKGIADADRP, from the coding sequence ATGAGTGAATTTACAAACCAGGTGATTCTCATTACCGGGGCGTCGTCGGGTATTGGAAAAGCGCTCGCCTGTTCGCTGGCGCCACAGGCTCCCCAGCTGGTACTGGTCGCGAGAGATCAGTCACGGTTGCAGGAAGTAGCGCTCGCCTGTGAACGCCTTGGAGGGTCTGCCCTGATCATTCCGACGGACGTGACGGATCCCCATGCCTGTTCCATGATGATCCAACAGGTGGTTTCTGTGTATTCCCGGATTGATGTGTTGGTGAATAATGCCGGGATATCCATGTGGTCGACGGTGGAGGATGCTCAGGATTTGGAACTGTATCAACGGGTGATGGCGGTGAATTTTTTCGGCAGCGTCTACTGCACCAAATTGGCCTTGCCGTTCTTAAAGGCCACGCAAGGTCGGATTGTTGCGATCTCCAGCGTTGCAAGTTTGACGGGAGTGCCTGCCCATTCAGCCTATTGTGCCAGTAAGCATGCGATGAACGGATTTTTTGAGTCGCTTCGTATTGAATTGACGGGGACGGGAGTCACCGTAACCATTGTGGCCCCCGATTTTGTGCAATCTGAAATTCATGAACGAAGTCTCGGGCCTCATGGTCGACCTTTCGGGCGGGTTCTTGAAGGACATGCCAGATTCTTAACCGCGAGGAAATGTGCGGACATGATTATCAAGGGGATGACCCGACGGGAAAGACTGGTGTTTACGTCCTGGAGAGGCCAGTGGGGCCGGTGGATGAAATTGCTGAGCCCGCAGATGATTGATTGGATGGCCCGAAAGGGGATAGCCGATGCTGATCGGCCGTAA
- a CDS encoding type II toxin-antitoxin system VapC family toxin, giving the protein MTTWVVDASVVVKWALPVQDGDTHQEQALALLKDIQMGNCQVLQPPHWLAEVGAVLTRLAPKQSIRMLQNFLAMEFHMTTEWEVYEQACRLSVDLNHHLFDTLYHAVALQSSNTLFVTADTQYFRKAAKLGHIIELKDFAPQ; this is encoded by the coding sequence ATGACCACTTGGGTGGTTGACGCCAGTGTGGTGGTGAAATGGGCTCTCCCTGTCCAAGACGGTGACACGCATCAAGAACAGGCCCTGGCTCTGTTGAAGGACATTCAGATGGGAAATTGCCAGGTGCTTCAGCCTCCGCATTGGTTGGCAGAAGTGGGAGCCGTGTTGACTCGATTGGCGCCTAAGCAATCGATCCGCATGCTTCAGAATTTTCTCGCGATGGAATTTCACATGACCACGGAATGGGAGGTGTATGAACAGGCCTGTCGCCTTTCGGTGGATCTCAACCACCATCTCTTTGATACCCTGTATCACGCAGTCGCCTTGCAGTCTTCCAATACGCTCTTCGTCACAGCTGACACTCAGTACTTTCGAAAAGCAGCCAAGCTGGGGCATATCATTGAGTTAAAGGACTTTGCACCCCAATAA
- the uvrA gene encoding excinuclease ABC subunit UvrA has product MSSKKRISPSSSPHADLIIEGARQNNLKNISLRIPHNAVTVITGVSGSGKSSLAFDTLFAEGQWRYVESLSSYTRMFLDRVKRPDVDRLTNIRPSIALEQKNPIRTSRSTVGTTSEISDYLRLLFSKIGRLTCPDCKVEAIAHHPTTIAQDLLNRFPNQRALVCFPKPAPHPDALEFMKTALLKQGFIRVVINHQLINLNTDPLPSPLPSELLVVVDRLTLDTESRSRLVEALESAFRESEGHASVIIGDNHPLAYSAHLSCPGCGRTFHTPRPVSFSFNHPLGACPECKGFGNILRYDERLLIPDPEKSLQEGAIEPWTKPSNVWWQKEMLKAFKKKNLDPTTPYNQLTQAEQDLIWKGEGKLEGIDDFFTYLEGKRYKMHVRVFLSRYRSPSPCTTCQGTRLRPESLMVKIYECHIHEVCGWPLSDLQRWLQTLPLRTFEEAIAEDLLNALQSKLSFLLRVGLDYLTLNREMRTLSGGEAQRIHLATQLGSQLMGTQYVLDEPTIGLHARDTEAMGMILRELAERGNTVIVVEHDPQIIQQADYIVELGPQSGDQGGEIICAAPYQSFLNHPQSLTAKYLRGERTIPLPSKRRAGNGKALQFTGVNEQNLKNLTVNIPLGTLVCVTGPSGSGKSTLVEATIYAALARVFKVDSLPQPGLANMTGPEHLRTVCLIDQEPIGKTPRSNPITYIKAYDEIRALFAQSAEARAHRLTPAHFSFNTGKGRCARCQGNGYEKLEMYFLADLYVPCADCEGKRFKDKILQVQVKEHSIHDVLNLTVDQAVAFFATSCPKVLKGLRVLQQLGLGYLTLGQPATTLSGGETQRLKIARELANTPKRSTANPDHNGALYILDEPTRGLHLEDITRLLTVLNQLVEEGNTVLVVEHHLDVIKCADWVIDLGPGGGEAGGHIVAQGPPEATANTPQSLTGQYLKSLLLQD; this is encoded by the coding sequence ATGTCCTCAAAGAAACGGATTTCACCTTCCAGTTCCCCCCATGCCGATCTGATCATTGAAGGCGCGCGGCAAAATAACCTTAAAAACATTTCTCTACGTATCCCACACAACGCTGTCACCGTCATCACCGGCGTGTCAGGATCCGGAAAATCCTCCTTGGCCTTCGACACCCTGTTTGCAGAAGGCCAGTGGCGTTATGTGGAATCGCTCTCCTCCTATACGCGCATGTTCCTGGACCGTGTAAAACGCCCCGATGTGGACCGACTCACCAATATCCGCCCCTCCATTGCCCTGGAACAAAAAAATCCGATTCGGACCTCGCGCTCTACCGTGGGCACCACCAGTGAAATTTCGGATTATCTCCGGTTGCTATTCTCCAAAATCGGACGGTTGACCTGTCCCGATTGCAAGGTGGAAGCCATCGCCCACCACCCCACCACGATCGCGCAAGATTTACTGAATCGTTTCCCCAATCAACGCGCCCTCGTCTGTTTTCCAAAACCCGCCCCCCATCCTGACGCGCTTGAGTTCATGAAAACAGCACTCTTAAAACAAGGTTTCATTCGTGTCGTCATCAACCACCAACTGATCAACCTCAATACTGACCCCCTCCCCTCACCGCTGCCATCGGAATTGTTGGTCGTCGTTGATCGCCTGACTCTTGATACGGAATCGCGCAGCCGATTGGTCGAAGCCTTGGAGTCAGCGTTTCGCGAAAGTGAAGGCCACGCGAGCGTCATCATCGGGGATAACCACCCCCTAGCCTATAGTGCACACCTCTCATGCCCGGGATGCGGCAGGACGTTCCACACGCCCCGCCCCGTATCCTTTTCTTTTAATCATCCACTTGGAGCCTGCCCCGAATGCAAAGGGTTCGGCAACATCTTGCGCTACGACGAACGGTTACTGATTCCCGACCCCGAAAAATCCTTACAGGAGGGGGCGATTGAACCCTGGACCAAACCATCCAATGTATGGTGGCAAAAAGAAATGCTCAAAGCCTTCAAGAAGAAAAATCTCGACCCGACCACACCCTACAACCAGCTCACCCAAGCAGAACAGGACCTGATTTGGAAAGGAGAAGGAAAGCTCGAGGGCATTGATGATTTTTTTACCTATCTAGAAGGCAAACGCTACAAGATGCATGTCCGGGTCTTCTTGAGCCGGTATCGCAGTCCCTCCCCTTGCACAACCTGCCAGGGAACCCGCTTACGGCCGGAATCTCTCATGGTCAAGATCTATGAATGCCACATTCACGAGGTATGCGGATGGCCCCTCTCGGATCTTCAACGATGGCTTCAGACCCTGCCGCTGAGAACATTTGAGGAGGCAATCGCCGAGGATCTATTGAATGCGTTGCAGTCAAAACTATCATTTCTCCTGCGGGTGGGCTTGGACTATCTCACACTCAACCGGGAAATGCGGACGTTATCCGGAGGCGAAGCTCAGCGTATTCATCTGGCGACACAACTGGGCAGTCAGCTCATGGGCACACAGTATGTCCTGGATGAACCGACGATCGGCCTCCATGCACGTGATACCGAGGCCATGGGCATGATTTTGCGGGAGTTGGCGGAGCGGGGCAACACCGTCATTGTGGTGGAACATGATCCGCAAATCATTCAACAGGCTGATTACATCGTCGAACTGGGACCTCAATCAGGCGATCAAGGCGGTGAGATCATCTGCGCGGCCCCCTATCAATCCTTTCTCAATCATCCCCAATCGCTCACCGCTAAATATTTGCGTGGGGAACGAACCATTCCCTTACCTTCCAAACGTCGAGCAGGAAATGGAAAAGCTCTTCAGTTCACAGGAGTGAACGAACAAAATCTCAAAAACCTCACTGTGAATATTCCCCTCGGCACGCTGGTCTGTGTCACGGGTCCTTCCGGATCGGGAAAAAGCACGTTAGTCGAAGCCACCATCTATGCAGCTCTGGCGCGCGTTTTTAAGGTGGACTCTCTTCCTCAACCCGGGCTAGCAAACATGACGGGGCCGGAACATCTCCGAACCGTCTGCCTTATTGACCAGGAACCCATCGGCAAAACTCCGCGCTCGAATCCCATCACCTACATTAAAGCCTATGATGAAATCCGGGCCTTATTCGCCCAGTCCGCTGAGGCGCGGGCACACCGGCTCACGCCCGCGCATTTTTCGTTTAACACCGGGAAAGGCCGATGCGCTCGTTGCCAGGGGAACGGGTATGAAAAACTGGAAATGTATTTTTTGGCGGATCTCTACGTGCCCTGCGCGGACTGTGAAGGCAAACGGTTCAAAGATAAGATTCTACAAGTCCAAGTCAAAGAGCATTCCATTCATGATGTGTTGAACCTCACCGTCGATCAAGCGGTAGCCTTCTTCGCCACTTCCTGTCCCAAGGTCCTCAAAGGATTGCGCGTGCTTCAACAGCTTGGCCTTGGCTATCTCACACTGGGACAACCAGCTACAACATTATCCGGAGGCGAAACCCAACGGCTTAAAATCGCGCGGGAATTGGCCAATACCCCAAAACGATCAACCGCCAACCCAGACCACAACGGTGCCCTTTACATTTTGGACGAACCCACCAGGGGACTGCACCTTGAAGATATCACGCGCCTGTTAACCGTATTGAATCAACTGGTTGAGGAAGGGAATACGGTCCTGGTAGTGGAACATCATCTGGATGTCATCAAATGCGCGGATTGGGTGATTGACCTCGGCCCCGGCGGCGGCGAAGCCGGCGGTCACATCGTCGCACAAGGTCCCCCGGAAGCAACCGCCAACACCCCTCAGTCACTCACCGGACAATATTTGAAATCACTACTTTTACAGGACTGA
- a CDS encoding ROK family protein, translated as MTPTKNTSQASHASPITLAIDIGGSGIKGLLLDQSGQPLSERIRMVTPKPATPQAIVPLIVEIAQTLGRFDRVSVGFPGVIHQGWVKTAPNLDASWPGTYLVGELEQQLQKPVRVANDADVQGYGAIKGQGVEMVITLGTGFGTALFINGHLVPNMEIAHHPFRKQQTYEVQLGANALKNVGKKRWNLRLAKAIEILDRVMNFDHLYIGGGNAKKVTIPLPSHATIVSNTAGLLGGIALWADPNVVLPPKPNKFVKGSARKQAPRIKSSKTLKKKKD; from the coding sequence ATGACTCCGACAAAGAACACATCACAGGCTTCACACGCATCACCCATCACCCTCGCAATTGATATTGGCGGGTCCGGAATCAAAGGCCTCCTGCTCGATCAGTCCGGGCAACCTCTGTCTGAACGAATACGAATGGTCACACCGAAACCCGCGACACCACAGGCCATTGTCCCGCTTATTGTGGAAATTGCCCAAACACTCGGGCGGTTTGATCGCGTATCAGTCGGCTTTCCCGGCGTGATTCATCAGGGGTGGGTGAAAACAGCGCCCAACCTGGATGCATCCTGGCCTGGAACCTATCTCGTTGGCGAACTGGAACAACAACTCCAAAAGCCAGTTCGGGTAGCCAATGATGCGGATGTGCAGGGCTATGGAGCGATCAAAGGCCAAGGGGTCGAAATGGTCATTACCCTGGGAACCGGATTTGGAACCGCGTTATTTATTAATGGGCACCTTGTGCCCAATATGGAAATTGCTCATCATCCCTTTCGAAAACAACAAACATACGAGGTACAATTGGGGGCCAACGCACTGAAAAATGTGGGAAAAAAGAGATGGAATCTACGTCTGGCGAAAGCCATTGAGATATTAGATCGGGTGATGAATTTCGACCATCTCTACATAGGCGGGGGCAATGCTAAAAAGGTGACCATTCCATTGCCATCTCATGCTACTATCGTCTCAAATACAGCGGGACTCCTTGGGGGAATCGCGCTCTGGGCCGATCCCAATGTGGTCCTTCCACCTAAACCCAATAAGTTTGTAAAAGGATCCGCACGAAAACAGGCTCCTCGAATCAAGTCATCAAAAACCCTCAAAAAGAAAAAGGATTGA
- a CDS encoding nucleoside deaminase yields the protein MSIPSTRFQPYCLELPVWVAEYLVQQPKTYPTQDSRMDLVITLAQLNIQYGTGGPFGAGVFRLDTHELVAPGVNLVLSSKSSIAHAEVVAMLMAQQIVGSHNLGAIGFPTHELVTSCEPCSMCLGAISWSGVRQIVCGARGSDAEAVGFDEGPKPANWILELERRGIAVTTDIARAKSASVLQQYVQKGGEVYNGRKG from the coding sequence ATGAGCATCCCTTCTACCCGGTTTCAACCGTATTGTCTTGAGTTACCAGTCTGGGTCGCCGAGTATCTTGTCCAACAACCGAAGACTTACCCGACTCAGGATTCCCGTATGGACCTGGTCATTACCCTGGCGCAACTCAACATTCAATATGGAACCGGTGGACCATTCGGAGCCGGGGTTTTCCGCTTGGACACTCACGAACTGGTCGCGCCAGGCGTGAATCTCGTCCTTTCGTCGAAAAGTTCAATTGCCCATGCTGAAGTCGTCGCGATGCTGATGGCACAGCAAATCGTGGGCTCCCATAATTTAGGAGCAATCGGGTTTCCCACCCACGAGCTGGTAACCAGTTGCGAGCCGTGCAGTATGTGCCTGGGGGCGATTTCCTGGTCCGGCGTTCGGCAAATCGTCTGTGGCGCCAGAGGAAGCGACGCCGAAGCGGTTGGTTTTGACGAAGGCCCAAAACCTGCCAATTGGATTTTGGAACTTGAGCGGAGAGGGATTGCCGTGACCACGGATATTGCGCGAGCCAAGTCCGCGTCTGTCCTCCAGCAATATGTCCAAAAAGGCGGAGAGGTCTATAACGGACGAAAAGGGTAG
- the crcB gene encoding fluoride efflux transporter CrcB produces the protein MIPYGLPQLLWVGVGGFLGSVGRFVIAGFFNRLSPALAFPIGTLAVNILGCFLIGLLHGLAESRNILGTDTRIFLFIGVLGGFTTYSTFGFESLALLKDGAMLKASANIIIHVFVGLAAVWLGDTLGRL, from the coding sequence ATGATTCCTTACGGATTACCGCAACTTCTCTGGGTAGGTGTAGGTGGCTTTTTAGGCTCAGTAGGCCGATTCGTCATCGCCGGCTTCTTTAACCGCCTGAGTCCGGCTCTTGCCTTCCCTATTGGCACATTGGCCGTAAACATACTCGGCTGTTTCCTGATCGGGTTACTCCATGGGTTGGCCGAGTCCCGAAATATCCTGGGAACGGACACCAGAATTTTTCTGTTTATTGGCGTGCTGGGTGGATTCACCACCTACTCTACCTTCGGGTTCGAATCCCTGGCACTCCTGAAAGACGGGGCCATGCTCAAAGCTTCTGCCAATATCATCATCCATGTCTTCGTGGGTCTCGCCGCTGTCTGGCTGGGCGATACATTAGGTCGGCTCTAA